Genomic window (Streptomyces sp. NBC_01431):
TGGTGATGCGCAGGTTCGGGTCGCCGGGCGAGAGCTTGGAGAGTACCGAGGGCGGCATCTCGCGGTGGGTGACGTCGACCTGCTTGGCCTGCCAGGCGTCGTTCAGCTGGTCGGACTCGGCGAAGTAGCGAATGGTTACGGGCAGCCCCTTCTTGGCCACCGCGCCCCGGTAGCCGGGGTTGGGCTCAAGGCGCGCGCTGACCGGGCGCCCGGTGGCGTCCTTCTCGTACTGCTTGAGCAGGTACGGGCCCGAGCCCACCACCGAGTCACCCTTGCGCAGTCCGGTCGCCGGGTACTGGCTGCTGTCGACGATCGAGCCCGCGCCGGTGGCGAGCTTCGACGGGAAGGTGGCGTCCTTGCTCTTCAGGTTGAAGGTGATGGCGTTCCCCTCGACGCCCACCGAGCCGAGCATGGAGAACAGCGGTGCGGGACCCACCTCGGAGTTGATCTTCAGCATCCGGTCGAAGGAGAACTTCACGTCCTCGGCGGTCATCCGGCGCCCGCTGGAGAAGCTGATGTCGTCCCGTAGCACGCACCGGTACGTCTGGAGCTTCTGCCCGACGAACGCGCAGCTTCGCGCGGCGTCCGGGACCGGGGTCGAGCTGCCCTGCGGGAAGGTGAGCAGCGACTGGTAGACGTTGTTGTAGACCGCCCAGGATCCCGCGTCGTAGGCGCCCGCGGGGTCGAGCGAGGTGATCACGTCGGTGGTGCCCACGACGATCGGGGCCTTCTTCACCTCGCCGGAGGGCAGCAGCTGCCAGCCGCCGACACCAGCGACCACCACTGCCGCGCCAATAGCCAGAATCCGCATACGGATCGACCGCATCGCCGTGTTCTCCTCGGAACGCCCCACTCTGGACCGGCGCGCGGAGACAGCACGCTGCGCCTGTGATGGCGCTCACCCAATCACACGTCCTTCACATAGTGGAAGGGTCAACCTTCTACTCACAGGTACTCGTTAGCCGAGCGTGACGCGGCCCTCGATCGCCTGCCGCTCGCGCTTGAGCCGCCACAGGAAGCGGAACCCGGCTATCCGCGCGGCGCCCCGGGGGAAAGGCAGGTGGCGGCGGCCAGCGGAAGCAGTCGGCCGGGTCCCGGCCGCGCCACGGGCAAGCCCGCCCCACCCCTGCACAGGTTCTTCACAGAAGTGGTTCCTCGGCGGTTACCCGGCTCGCGGCCCCGCGGTCGAGCTGCTGAAGGCGGCCGACATACTGGGAGCGAACGCCCCTCTCCACCAGAAGGAAGCCCATGAAGCTCAGCCGTCGCGTCTCGTGGTTCCTGCTCGCGTTCGGCGCGTGGTCCTGGGTGGTCTGGGTGACCTTCGCCAAGAACCTGTGGGCCGACGCCAGCGGACTCGCCTTCGACCACGACCGGCCCACGGCGTACTTCTGGGTCCATCTGACGCTCGCCATCGTCTCGTTCGCGCTCGGGACGATCATCGGTGTCATCGGGCTCCGGGGCGTCCGGGCGAACAAGTAGGCGGCGAGCGGGCCGGACGGGGCGGCGGCGCCGGTGCGAGTGGCCGCTGCCGTTTTTGGGGCGCGGGCCGTCCTCGACGGCGCGGCGTGACGCGGAAGGTTGCGCGGCCGGCGCCGCCGCACACCCCCGGCCGGGTGGGAGCTTCCGGCGGGTCATCCGTCCGATGATCGGATCGGCGCGCACAGCCTGTACGTTCTCGAACGTGTCTGCCGTGAAGAAGAGCGCATCGCACCAGTACGCGCCGAAGAGGCCCGCCGGGCTCGCCCTGTCCGTCGCCGTGGCCGCCGCCGCCCTGCTGCCCGGCCTGTCCGCGCCCCCCGCCGCCGCGGTGCCCCGGGACGACAAGCCAACCGCGTCCAGCACGCCCGGCGCACCCGGCGCGCCCGCCAAGCCCCGCTACGATCCGCCCCCCGCGGACATGTCGAAG
Coding sequences:
- a CDS encoding ABC transporter substrate-binding protein, which encodes MRSIRMRILAIGAAVVVAGVGGWQLLPSGEVKKAPIVVGTTDVITSLDPAGAYDAGSWAVYNNVYQSLLTFPQGSSTPVPDAARSCAFVGQKLQTYRCVLRDDISFSSGRRMTAEDVKFSFDRMLKINSEVGPAPLFSMLGSVGVEGNAITFNLKSKDATFPSKLATGAGSIVDSSQYPATGLRKGDSVVGSGPYLLKQYEKDATGRPVSARLEPNPGYRGAVAKKGLPVTIRYFAESDQLNDAWQAKQVDVTHREMPPSVLSKLSPGDPNLRITTSPGYDIRDLNFNVKSAGAVAKPKVREAAAALIDRAALANTVYSGTVEPLYSLIPQGFTGHSTAFFDAYPQPDPVRAKALLRSAGEQLPVRFNLAYRKLGANGAEAEQIKRQLERDGIFKVDLIAEADWPKMQENFAAGKYDAYTSGWLADFPDPDNFGQPLVGTGNSLHNNYSDRTSDQIIQQTQGYTDRGRAADDFKALQEKVAQDVPLVPLWQGKNYVLGSKDISGSQYLSDGTGVWRLWELGWI
- a CDS encoding SCO4848 family membrane protein; translated protein: MKLSRRVSWFLLAFGAWSWVVWVTFAKNLWADASGLAFDHDRPTAYFWVHLTLAIVSFALGTIIGVIGLRGVRANK